A single region of the Gephyromycinifex aptenodytis genome encodes:
- a CDS encoding amino-acid N-acetyltransferase translates to MVEVVRAITKDVSGIRALVEPQAGKRVLLAKEVVSYYESLHDFRVVRDEQGVVIGCGALHVMWEDLAEVRTLTVREDYLGKGVGGAILRQLLTDARAVGVQRVFCLTFETQFFGRHGFEPIEGIPVEPSVYAELLRSYDEGVAEFLDLERVKPNTLGNTRMLCRL, encoded by the coding sequence ATGGTCGAGGTCGTGCGGGCAATAACGAAAGATGTCAGCGGAATCCGTGCCCTGGTGGAACCCCAGGCGGGAAAGCGGGTCCTGCTGGCCAAAGAGGTCGTCTCCTACTACGAATCCCTGCACGACTTTCGGGTGGTTCGTGACGAGCAGGGCGTGGTCATCGGGTGCGGCGCTTTGCACGTGATGTGGGAGGACCTCGCGGAGGTGCGCACCCTCACCGTGCGCGAGGATTATCTGGGCAAGGGCGTCGGGGGTGCCATCCTGCGTCAGCTGTTGACGGACGCGCGCGCAGTCGGGGTGCAACGCGTCTTCTGCCTCACCTTCGAGACGCAGTTCTTCGGCCGTCATGGCTTCGAACCCATCGAGGGGATCCCGGTCGAGCCCAGCGTGTATGCGGAGTTGTTGCGCAGCTACGACGAAGGGGTCGCCGAGTTCCTCGACCTGGAGCGGGTCAAACCGAACACCTTGGGCAATACCCGCATGCTCTGCCGGCTCTGA